From one Plasmodium chabaudi chabaudi strain AS genome assembly, chromosome: 4 genomic stretch:
- a CDS encoding EH domain-containing protein, putative has product MKKLLYRTDEETVVYDNVLEGLYSLYKTYILELENEFNYYHFYKPLLTSGDFLSKPMILLLGQYSTGKTTFIKHLIEKEYCGMRIGPEPTTDKFVAVMYSEKEQLIPGNALVSDITKPFSQLESFGNSFLSKLECSNTNSDVLKSLTIIDTPGVLSGIKQISRGYDFEKVIYWFAQRVDLILLIFDAHKLDISDEFRRCIQAIKGQDSKIRIILNKADTINTQQLMRVYGSLMWSLGIVINTPEVNRVYIGSFWDRKLMFDENRSIFEDEASDLYKELSKIPRNSTMIRLNDFIKRCRTLKVHIYLLTHLRQKLPYFRKDYIKGRLIKSLEKIYEEVARENNLPLGDFPPVQFMKEKLHDIDWLKIPKLDLKKIEKINKVLNVHIPQLLEMIPKESATIDMTKLGTNEGTIVDNKLTPFLELTSGEIPLWVKQKYLLSPIDTSKYSDDFYKLGPNDYGKISGEQVKPDLIKSKLPSSVLHKIWNLADITKDGYLDLFEYSLARHFIEMKVEGFDLPAKVPKDMLNSHEY; this is encoded by the coding sequence atgaagaagCTGTTATACCGAACCGACGAAGAAACAGTTGTCTATGACAATGTATTAGAGGGATtgtattcattatataaaacatatattttagaattagaaaatgaatttaattattatcatttttataaaccaCTTCTTACAAGTGGTGACTTCTTATCAAAGCCTATGATTTTATTGCTAGGACAATATTCAACAGGAAAAACAACATTTATCAAACATTTAATAGAGAAGGAATATTGTGGTATGCGAATAGGACCAGAACCAACTACTGATAAATTTGTTGCAGTAATGTATAGCGAGAAAGAACAATTAATACCTGGTAATGCGTTAGTTAGTGATATTACGAAACCTTTTTCACAATTAGAAAGTTTTGGTAATAgctttttatcaaaattagAATGTTCAAATACAAATAGTGATGTATTAAAATCATTAACAATTATTGATACCCCTGGTGTATTAAGTGGAATCAAGCAAATAAGTCGAGGGTATGACTTTgaaaaagttatatattGGTTTGCCCAAAGGGTTgacttaattttattaatttttgatGCCCATAAATTAGATATTTCCGATGAATTTCGAAGATGTATACAAGCAATAAAAGGACAAGATTCTAAAATAcgtattattttaaataaagcaGATACTATAAATACACAACAATTAATGAGAGTTTACGGTTCATTAATGTGGTCCTTAGGTATTGTTATAAATACACCTGAAGTAAATAGAGTTTATATAGGATCTTTTTGGGATCGAAAATTAATGTTTGATGAAAATAGAAGTATATTTGAAGATGAAGCTTCggatttatataaagagCTTTCAAAAATTCCAAGAAATTCAACTATGATACGATTAaatgattttataaaacgTTGTAGAACATTAAAagttcatatttatttattaacacATTTAAGACAGAAATTACCTTATTTTAGAAAAGATTATATAAAAGGAAGATTAATAAAAtctttagaaaaaatatatgaagaaGTTGCAagggaaaataatttaccGCTTGGTGATTTTCCACCTGTTCAATTtatgaaagaaaaattacatGATATTGATTGGTTGAAAATTCCAAAATTAgatcttaaaaaaattgaaaaaataaataaagtatTAAATGTACATATACCACAATTATTAGAAATGATTCCAAAGGAATCTGCTACCATTGATATGACAAAGCTTGGAACTAATGAAGGTACAATTgttgataataaattaacacCATTTTTAGAATTAACTTCTGGTGAAATACCATTATGggttaaacaaaaatatttattaagcCCTATAGATACTTCAAAATATTCCGACGATTTCTACAAGCTTGGTCCAAATGattatggaaaaatatCAGGGGAACAAGTAAAACCGgatttaattaaaagtaAATTACCAAGTTCAGTtcttcataaaatatggaaTTTAGCTGATATTACAAAAGATGGATATCTTGATCTTTTCGAGTATTCATTAGCTAGACATTTTATTGAAATGAAAGTTGAAGGATTTGATTTACCCGCCAAAGTTCCTAAAGATATGCTAAATTCCCATGAGTACTAA